One stretch of Pandoraea oxalativorans DNA includes these proteins:
- a CDS encoding dioxygenase family protein — protein MPALPTLFVSHGSPLLAVEPGRTGPLLTALGRAVPRPKEILVISPHWSTPTPRVGNLAQQRTIHDFGGFPRELYGLKYPAPGAPALAERTVQMLKDVGLPAVTDDQWGLDHGAWVPLRYLYPDADVPVTQLSLQRHMRPEHQYQVGQTLAPLAREGVLIVASGSFTHNLHEVFRAPGGAREAAPEAPYVAEFSTWFTERLAAMDLDALFDYRARAPHAERAHPTDEHLLPIYVALGAADDPPRQTHFDTGSTYGALRMDAFAFGSAAPSLAEVGALAQ, from the coding sequence ATGCCTGCCCTTCCCACCCTCTTCGTCTCCCACGGCTCGCCGTTGCTCGCGGTCGAACCGGGCCGCACCGGCCCGTTGCTGACGGCGCTGGGGCGTGCGGTGCCGCGTCCCAAGGAGATCCTTGTGATCTCGCCGCACTGGTCGACGCCGACACCGCGCGTGGGCAACCTCGCGCAGCAACGCACGATCCACGACTTCGGCGGCTTCCCGCGCGAACTCTATGGGCTGAAGTATCCCGCACCGGGCGCACCGGCGCTCGCCGAGCGCACGGTGCAGATGCTCAAGGACGTCGGCCTGCCCGCCGTCACCGACGATCAGTGGGGTCTCGATCATGGCGCGTGGGTGCCGTTGCGCTATCTGTATCCCGATGCGGATGTGCCGGTCACGCAGTTGTCGCTGCAACGGCATATGCGTCCCGAACATCAGTACCAAGTCGGGCAGACGCTCGCGCCGCTCGCTCGCGAGGGCGTATTGATCGTGGCGTCGGGCAGCTTCACGCACAACCTGCACGAGGTGTTCCGCGCCCCGGGCGGCGCACGCGAAGCGGCCCCCGAAGCGCCATACGTGGCCGAGTTTTCGACGTGGTTCACCGAGCGTCTGGCGGCGATGGACCTCGACGCCCTGTTCGACTACCGGGCCCGCGCACCGCACGCCGAGCGCGCCCACCCGACGGACGAGCATCTGCTGCCGATCTACGTGGCCCTCGGCGCAGCCGACGATCCCCCCCGTCAGACGCACTTCGACACCGGCTCGACCTACGGTGCGCTGCGCATGGACGCCTTCGCATTCGGCAGCGCCGCCCCTTCGCTCGCGGAAGTCGGCGCGCTGGCACAATAA
- a CDS encoding LysR family transcriptional regulator, giving the protein MNKLREIECFIAVVESGSFVKAADAMGISKTAVSRYVADLEARLGTRLIQRTTRRLSLTEPGQRYVERCRRILAELDEADAMAGEQDGEPAGPLRINAPHTFGVLHLAPLWPAFLAQFPQVSLDITLSDRLVDIVDEGYDLAIRISRLPDSSLVHRRLAGTRLVLCASPGYLAQHGTPKHPSELTHHETVGYSYFLHRREWHFDGPDGPVSVQTHARLIADNGDTCMAAALAGGGIILQPAFLVQDALRDGRLVEFLPEYTQGERGIYVVYPSRKYLSAKVRAMVDFLVDAFAMPGWRLLNRP; this is encoded by the coding sequence ATGAACAAACTTCGCGAGATCGAATGCTTCATCGCCGTGGTCGAGTCGGGCAGTTTCGTCAAGGCGGCCGACGCGATGGGCATTTCCAAGACGGCGGTCTCGCGATACGTCGCGGACCTCGAAGCGCGGCTGGGCACCCGATTGATCCAGCGCACCACACGCCGCCTGTCGCTGACCGAACCCGGTCAGCGATACGTCGAGCGCTGCCGTCGGATCCTCGCTGAGCTGGACGAAGCCGACGCCATGGCCGGCGAGCAGGACGGCGAACCCGCAGGGCCCTTGCGGATCAACGCCCCGCACACGTTCGGGGTACTGCATCTCGCCCCGCTCTGGCCCGCATTTCTCGCCCAATTCCCGCAAGTCTCACTGGACATCACGCTGAGCGACCGGCTCGTCGACATCGTGGACGAAGGCTACGATCTGGCGATTCGCATCTCGCGGCTGCCCGATTCGTCGCTCGTGCACCGGCGGCTGGCGGGCACGCGTCTGGTGCTGTGTGCGTCGCCCGGCTATCTCGCACAACACGGCACCCCAAAGCACCCGAGCGAACTGACCCATCACGAGACGGTCGGTTACAGCTACTTTCTGCACCGTCGCGAATGGCATTTCGACGGGCCGGACGGCCCCGTCTCCGTGCAGACGCACGCCCGCCTCATTGCCGACAACGGCGACACGTGCATGGCGGCGGCGCTGGCCGGGGGCGGCATCATCCTGCAACCGGCGTTTCTCGTGCAGGACGCGCTACGCGACGGTCGCCTCGTCGAATTCCTGCCCGAGTACACGCAGGGCGAGCGCGGCATCTATGTCGTCTATCCGTCACGTAAATACCTGAGCGCCAAGGTCCGCGCCATGGTCGATTTCCTCGTAGACGCCTTTGCCATGCCGGGTTGGCGCCTGCTAAATCGTCCCTAA
- a CDS encoding hemolysin family protein, producing the protein MENFLLIVAAILLVLLNGFFVAAEFGLVKLRQTRVHVIARQRGWRGRILAKVHSQLDTYLSACQLGITLASLGLGWIGEPAFARILTPLFELAGVSSPELIHALAFFIAFFTISYLHIVVGELAPKSMALRMPEAVSVWTAAPLYGFYWLMYPAIWVLNHSANRLLRWTGLDPSHGTDAHYSTDEIKLILRRGASSEKLSRDDWNVVAYAIDFSDLTVSDLMRPMSEVAAFRRNATFVQNMDTAYRHRYSRYPFFDNDGETVLGVVHLKDLFLAEHHGQSIEDLGSMARPVERVKPDMPARELFRRFRRGAPHFAIVGWPDQKPIGFLTLDNLLSALVGKIRDEFRQTEDDWTRMEDGTLIGRGSLPILTLERALGLDIPSEHAESVGGLIMNALGYLPREGQKIDFEGFSVVVKKMQGPRIVLVRIYPDGVREARGEPPDVAVQQREH; encoded by the coding sequence TTGGAAAACTTCTTACTGATCGTCGCCGCGATCCTGCTGGTATTGCTCAACGGCTTCTTCGTGGCGGCGGAATTCGGCCTCGTCAAACTGCGCCAGACGCGCGTTCATGTCATTGCCCGCCAGCGAGGCTGGCGCGGCCGTATCCTGGCCAAGGTCCACAGCCAGCTCGATACCTACCTTTCTGCGTGCCAGCTCGGCATCACCCTCGCCTCGCTCGGGCTCGGCTGGATCGGCGAGCCCGCGTTTGCCCGCATTCTCACGCCGCTGTTCGAACTGGCCGGCGTCAGCTCTCCCGAGTTGATCCACGCGCTCGCTTTCTTCATCGCGTTCTTCACGATCTCGTATCTGCACATCGTCGTGGGCGAACTCGCGCCGAAGTCGATGGCGCTGCGCATGCCCGAAGCCGTGTCCGTGTGGACGGCCGCGCCGCTGTACGGCTTCTACTGGCTGATGTACCCGGCCATCTGGGTGCTCAACCACAGCGCCAACCGCCTGCTGCGCTGGACAGGCCTCGACCCCTCGCACGGCACCGACGCCCACTACTCGACCGACGAAATCAAGCTGATCCTGCGTCGTGGCGCGTCGAGCGAAAAGCTCTCGCGCGACGACTGGAACGTGGTCGCCTACGCCATCGACTTCAGCGATCTGACGGTGTCCGATCTGATGCGCCCGATGAGCGAAGTCGCGGCGTTCCGTCGTAACGCCACGTTCGTGCAGAACATGGACACGGCCTACCGCCATCGCTACAGCCGCTATCCGTTCTTCGACAACGACGGTGAAACCGTCCTTGGCGTGGTCCACCTGAAGGATCTGTTCCTGGCCGAGCATCATGGCCAGTCCATCGAAGATCTGGGCAGCATGGCGCGTCCGGTCGAGCGCGTGAAGCCCGATATGCCCGCGCGCGAGCTGTTCCGTCGCTTCCGTCGGGGCGCACCGCACTTTGCCATCGTGGGATGGCCGGACCAGAAGCCCATCGGCTTCCTCACGCTGGACAACTTGCTCTCGGCGCTGGTCGGCAAGATTCGCGACGAATTCCGTCAAACGGAAGACGACTGGACCCGCATGGAAGATGGCACGCTGATCGGGCGCGGCAGCTTGCCGATCCTGACGCTGGAGCGCGCGCTCGGCCTGGATATCCCGAGCGAGCACGCCGAATCGGTGGGCGGACTCATCATGAACGCGCTGGGTTATCTGCCCCGCGAGGGCCAGAAGATCGACTTCGAGGGCTTCTCGGTGGTCGTGAAGAAGATGCAGGGGCCGCGTATCGTGCTCGTGCGCATTTACCCGGACGGCGTACGCGAAGCCCGCGGGGAACCGCCCGATGTGGCGGTGCAACAACGCGAGCATTGA
- a CDS encoding helix-turn-helix transcriptional regulator, translating to MAGHKFVKTKPGEAMMDDTGKLSLDALIGTCYDGVLDEARWDQALREFNRWAGGIGFHSVTWDRARHCATRDSNSLDASPDLIREFVEKLAPTDPRVALMLQQPVGRAMRCHHHLSDRYVSRSELYNDFLIPHGVRYTYGMHLDGADGTSELLAVFRAPDHAPFEDADDTPELEILTKHIARAARLRAGTRHLQAQAAIGMAVLDHLDMAIVITDETGHVHYLNVAAHQRLGATRNVCIRGGKFTAVLPNDEQAVRRLITHATAPMPVAGSHRLQGDNQQHWVVTVLPLRESHTCAAPWEKPMAMLTIGELDRRVTLGPYTLKVLFGLSPAEARLAQALAEGCELTQYAQNANVAINTARTQLRHIFDKTGCRRQTDLLRVLHAIPALRIHAPG from the coding sequence ATGGCAGGACACAAGTTCGTCAAAACAAAGCCAGGGGAGGCGATGATGGACGACACGGGGAAATTGTCGCTCGATGCGCTGATCGGCACTTGCTACGATGGGGTGCTCGACGAAGCGCGTTGGGATCAGGCATTACGCGAATTCAACCGGTGGGCCGGTGGCATCGGCTTTCATTCGGTCACGTGGGATCGCGCGCGTCACTGCGCGACGCGCGATTCCAACTCGCTTGACGCCTCCCCCGACCTCATCCGCGAGTTCGTCGAAAAGCTCGCACCGACCGATCCGCGCGTCGCGCTGATGCTGCAACAGCCCGTCGGTCGCGCCATGCGCTGCCACCATCACCTGAGCGATCGTTACGTGTCCCGTAGCGAGCTATACAACGACTTTCTGATTCCTCACGGCGTGCGTTACACGTACGGCATGCATCTCGACGGGGCCGACGGCACCAGCGAGTTGCTCGCGGTATTCCGCGCGCCCGATCATGCGCCGTTCGAAGACGCCGACGACACACCCGAGCTGGAGATTTTGACGAAGCACATCGCGCGGGCGGCACGTCTGCGGGCGGGCACCCGTCACTTGCAGGCGCAGGCGGCGATCGGCATGGCAGTGCTCGACCATCTGGACATGGCCATCGTCATTACGGACGAGACGGGACATGTGCACTATCTGAACGTGGCCGCGCATCAACGTCTCGGGGCGACGCGCAACGTGTGCATTCGCGGCGGGAAGTTCACTGCCGTACTGCCCAACGACGAGCAGGCCGTGCGGCGTCTCATTACCCATGCGACCGCCCCCATGCCGGTCGCTGGCAGCCATCGTCTACAAGGCGACAATCAGCAACACTGGGTCGTCACGGTGCTACCGTTGCGCGAGTCGCATACCTGCGCTGCGCCGTGGGAAAAGCCCATGGCGATGCTGACGATCGGTGAACTCGACCGGCGCGTCACGCTCGGTCCTTACACGCTCAAGGTGCTGTTCGGGCTCTCACCGGCGGAAGCGCGTCTTGCGCAGGCGCTGGCCGAGGGCTGCGAGCTCACGCAATACGCGCAGAACGCCAACGTCGCCATCAATACGGCGCGCACGCAGTTGCGGCATATCTTCGACAAAACGGGATGCCGTCGGCAGACGGATTTGCTGCGTGTGCTGCACGCCATCCCGGCGCTGCGGATTCACGCGCCGGGGTGA